The following proteins are co-located in the Myxococcales bacterium genome:
- a CDS encoding sensor histidine kinase translates to MTSLVRSTAQSFAGSKTMRGALALCVFAAALTSGLVFLVIQNSHNAQLDELAEISDRASQTFRDRFAGLNADVLELVRRVGEASAQVTSEPQATAETQAVGSVATSGEDASPKAVASIEVRWRQRLEASIRDLATLRNDVLDMTYLGRFSGVPNGDLMVVRVERKSDGRLHTTEVDPRPDWNAEFLRRVMQSEAGVPSISAPVIVDVDDVAHHAVMRSATSVMDSAGSVVGLVLISLNLSDLLARVSVALPDGSLALLVSDDGTVLLHPEAELSLTNAKGAGSVLRAAYPKLLKAFNAQEDAYAFSYFGDASAQRLLRFKVGGEASELLFSWVLSAPAADIDFASGIRLAEHFDLDGALAENPEVLLGGAAVVVLVPVAALFVRHRRRRSGAAGGVSSRLAKNASVLAERASKIDAENQALAEEVNSGGAQAAEGSDRPEELPDLANELAEELEPASAHEDEAEDEAEDEVEEIQASASDEVPAPAQEPVPESVEPRDEIDPTLHPRVSEASLASARELASHRNRLEDELEEARQSALGELAAARERFELELAQERERAIDRLVAESRRVLASEMGGIELATNSAIVPAIEIQDFNLRQLLTEVAAWMEGETHGRSERFDIRCNRNVPDRLRGDPDWMGPLLVHIGRNAVRCSEDGPVELFVSCMDDGAAGVRLCFELCASDTGLESDAQGNVRERQACGLQLTEEIVESLRGELEVETRPGAGSIVRVVVPMSLPA, encoded by the coding sequence GTGACGTCCTTGGTGCGATCGACTGCGCAATCCTTTGCAGGTTCGAAGACGATGCGCGGCGCACTTGCGCTGTGTGTCTTTGCCGCAGCCCTGACCTCTGGCCTCGTCTTTTTGGTCATCCAGAACAGCCACAATGCACAGCTGGACGAGTTGGCTGAAATCTCCGATCGCGCAAGTCAAACGTTTCGCGATCGATTCGCGGGTTTGAACGCAGATGTACTCGAGTTGGTCAGACGCGTAGGCGAGGCTTCCGCCCAGGTGACCTCTGAGCCCCAGGCCACCGCCGAGACGCAAGCAGTGGGGAGCGTCGCCACTTCGGGGGAGGACGCTTCGCCCAAAGCCGTTGCGTCGATCGAAGTGCGCTGGAGACAGCGACTCGAGGCTTCCATTCGCGACCTCGCAACCCTTCGCAATGATGTTCTCGACATGACCTACCTCGGCCGCTTCAGCGGCGTTCCCAATGGGGACCTGATGGTGGTTCGCGTCGAGCGCAAGTCAGATGGTCGTCTGCACACAACCGAGGTCGATCCGCGTCCCGACTGGAATGCCGAATTTCTGCGACGGGTGATGCAAAGCGAGGCCGGAGTGCCGTCTATTTCGGCTCCGGTGATCGTCGATGTCGACGACGTTGCTCACCATGCGGTGATGCGGAGTGCGACTTCGGTCATGGACTCCGCTGGATCGGTGGTGGGCCTCGTGCTCATCAGTTTGAACCTGTCGGACCTGCTCGCGAGAGTGAGTGTGGCGTTGCCCGATGGCTCCCTCGCGCTGCTCGTGTCTGACGATGGCACCGTGTTGTTGCATCCAGAAGCCGAACTGAGTCTCACGAACGCAAAGGGCGCAGGCTCGGTTCTTCGAGCCGCATATCCGAAATTGCTAAAGGCATTCAACGCACAAGAAGATGCGTACGCTTTTTCGTATTTTGGCGACGCTTCTGCACAGCGCCTGCTTCGTTTCAAGGTTGGAGGCGAAGCATCGGAACTGTTATTTTCGTGGGTACTCTCGGCGCCAGCTGCAGATATCGATTTCGCCTCGGGAATTCGCCTTGCGGAGCACTTCGATCTAGACGGAGCCTTGGCGGAAAACCCCGAAGTCCTTCTGGGCGGGGCCGCGGTGGTGGTGCTCGTCCCGGTCGCCGCGCTCTTCGTTCGTCATAGAAGAAGACGATCAGGCGCAGCCGGCGGAGTGTCCTCGCGATTGGCGAAAAATGCCTCGGTCCTCGCGGAGCGCGCCAGCAAGATTGACGCGGAGAATCAGGCCCTGGCCGAAGAAGTGAATTCCGGCGGAGCACAGGCGGCTGAGGGTTCAGATCGTCCGGAGGAACTACCGGATCTCGCGAACGAACTCGCTGAGGAGCTAGAGCCGGCGAGCGCGCATGAAGACGAAGCCGAAGATGAAGCCGAAGATGAAGTCGAAGAAATCCAGGCGAGCGCCTCTGATGAAGTTCCCGCTCCTGCGCAGGAACCCGTACCCGAATCCGTCGAACCCCGAGACGAAATCGACCCAACGCTACATCCACGGGTTTCCGAAGCCAGTCTGGCATCGGCGCGAGAGCTCGCATCGCATCGCAATCGGCTCGAAGACGAACTCGAAGAGGCTCGCCAGAGCGCGCTGGGCGAACTCGCCGCGGCTCGCGAGCGATTCGAACTCGAACTGGCCCAGGAGCGTGAGCGCGCGATTGACCGGTTGGTCGCAGAGTCGCGCAGAGTATTGGCCTCCGAGATGGGCGGAATCGAACTCGCAACGAACAGCGCGATCGTTCCTGCGATCGAAATTCAAGACTTCAACCTGCGTCAGCTCTTGACCGAGGTCGCGGCGTGGATGGAAGGCGAGACCCACGGACGCAGCGAAAGGTTCGATATTCGATGCAACCGCAACGTCCCGGATCGGCTGCGCGGAGACCCCGATTGGATGGGTCCGCTACTGGTCCACATCGGTCGCAATGCAGTCCGTTGCAGCGAAGACGGTCCCGTCGAATTGTTCGTGAGCTGCATGGACGACGGTGCCGCCGGAGTCAGACTGTGTTTTGAGCTGTGTGCCAGCGATACTGGCCTCGAATCCGACGCCCAGGGTAACGTCCGTGAGCGTCAGGCCTGCGGGTTGCAGTTGACCGAAGAGATTGTCGAGTCATTGCGCGGCGAACTCGAGGTCGAAACCAGACCCGGCGCGGGCTCGATCGTTCGGGTCGTTGTCCCGATGTCACTTCCGGCCTGA
- a CDS encoding metallophosphoesterase encodes MRFVVLGDLHLDPRNPEPFERARDQIRALEPEAIICLGDLGSGRKSGTRGSFEAARSYLASFGVPSSAILGNHDLERIDQFSSDAEVVQCFTEVFECERPYQCVELGETLGILLSSTGFRGNRGYQHEVSIDDAQFAWFRKTLEANPERPTAVFSHAPPLGSHLRVLQYPHLRAGNAWLNQSNRPQRFLDLLGEHPQVRLWFSGHNHLGQNYPDSVSLVGRCLFVHTGVIGRETRDGQRHSRLVYHATDTRTDQPSIRVDTLDHATGQLAADVRFDLSANRIERPPPAPAEPMDRFFSPRSFDDSKTDSECFEMGQSLFCKHRGMLVEYDRRLGDPIGVVDDWPGRSRITCEGDCVVVHSWLGRQRIHANPDGFYFRIPSRKPRLINEVRVAVARRLGRRIW; translated from the coding sequence ATGAGGTTCGTTGTCCTCGGCGATCTCCATCTCGATCCGCGAAACCCAGAGCCGTTCGAACGCGCTCGAGATCAGATCCGCGCCCTCGAACCGGAAGCGATCATTTGCCTGGGCGATCTCGGTAGCGGCCGCAAGTCGGGCACCCGGGGCTCGTTCGAAGCCGCGCGTTCGTACCTGGCTTCGTTTGGCGTTCCCTCCAGCGCAATTCTGGGCAATCACGATCTCGAGCGAATTGACCAATTCTCGAGCGACGCCGAGGTCGTGCAGTGTTTCACTGAAGTCTTCGAATGCGAGCGGCCCTACCAATGCGTAGAACTCGGCGAGACCCTGGGCATCCTGCTCTCCTCTACCGGCTTTCGCGGCAATCGGGGCTACCAACACGAGGTTTCGATCGACGATGCGCAGTTCGCCTGGTTTCGCAAAACCCTCGAGGCCAACCCCGAGCGCCCCACCGCCGTATTCTCCCACGCCCCCCCACTCGGATCACACTTGCGCGTGCTCCAATACCCCCATCTTCGCGCCGGCAACGCCTGGCTGAACCAATCGAATCGGCCACAACGTTTTTTGGATCTGTTGGGCGAGCACCCGCAGGTTCGTCTCTGGTTTTCTGGACACAACCATCTGGGACAGAACTATCCGGACTCGGTCTCGCTGGTGGGACGTTGCCTGTTCGTGCACACCGGCGTCATCGGTCGCGAAACCCGTGATGGCCAGCGTCACAGCCGCCTTGTCTACCACGCAACCGACACTCGGACCGACCAGCCCAGCATCCGGGTCGATACCCTGGACCACGCAACGGGCCAACTGGCTGCCGATGTCCGCTTCGACCTCAGCGCGAACCGGATCGAGCGCCCGCCACCCGCTCCCGCCGAACCTATGGATCGTTTTTTCTCACCGCGCTCCTTCGACGACTCGAAAACCGACAGCGAATGCTTCGAAATGGGGCAAAGCCTGTTCTGCAAGCACCGAGGCATGCTGGTGGAATACGATCGCCGGCTGGGCGACCCGATCGGTGTCGTCGACGATTGGCCGGGCCGCAGCCGGATTACATGCGAAGGAGACTGTGTCGTAGTGCACAGCTGGCTCGGTCGGCAGCGAATTCATGCGAACCCAGACGGATTCTATTTTCGGATTCCCTCGCGAAAACCCCGGCTGATCAACGAGGTGCGAGTGGCCGTTGCGCGTCGATTGGGGCGCAGGATCTGGTGA